The Verrucomicrobiota bacterium nucleotide sequence AAAATGTCAATGGGTCTTTTGAGTAGCCAATTAATCCGGCTTAACCCACCAGCTGAGGTTTCGCCACTGACGCCCGCATTCATGACCCTGTAGGCGAAACCTTCCTCGTCGAGCTGGTCCTGAATTAAGGCCGGAAACGCACGATCGTTACCAACACCGTAGCCAGCCGTTAGGCTGTCGCCCATAAAGACAATCGTCTTATCTGCAGATAAGGAATGAAATCCGAACGTAATTAACGTAAGGAGAAGGATAGTTTTAACACTTAAAATGAAACCTTTCACAGGAGCTTCGTGACAGACATGACAAACTAAGGTTCACTTTTTCCAAGGTTTCGAGATTATTAGCACGAAGAATTATTTGGCTTCCACCTATGGACATACTTCAAGTTACAAACGTATTTAAGACTTTCAAAACTGAAAGCCACGAAGTCCCTGTACTTCGGGACGTCACTTTTTCCATCGAGAAAGGCAGTCGCTGCTCCATTCTCGGGCCTTCCGGAAGCGGCAAGACCACCTTGCTCGGCCTCTGCGCCGGATTGGATCGCCCCTCCCGGGGAAGCATCCTGCTTAATGGACATGCCCTGCATGAATCGAGTGAAGATGAGCTGGCCGAGATAAGAAACCAGGAAGTGGGTTTTGTCTTCCAGAACTTTCAGTTGATTCCTTCTCTATCGGCATTGGAAAACGTGCTCGTGCCGCTCGAGCTTCGTGGTCGATCCACTCCTCAGAAATTAGCCGAAGATCTGCTGGGACGTGTTGGCCTCGGTGACCGACTGGATCACTTTCCTGTTCAACTTTCGGGTGGCGAGCAACAACGCGTTGCCCTTGCCAGAGCGTTTATAAACAAGCCATCCATACTTTTCGCTGATGAACCAACGGGTAATCTCGATGGAGAAACCGGGGCGTTGGTTGAAGAGCTCCTTTTTGATCTGAATCGCGAATCCGGAACTACCCTGGTTCTTGTAACTCACAATCTGGATCTGGCCCGCAAGACGGAGCGTATTTATAAAATCCATCAAGGCGCAGTCGAAGGATCCGACTCCTTATGAAGCAGACTTCCCAAGGCCCATCCTGGAAATGGGTGTTATTAATGAGTTGGCGGGACAGCCGTCGCAACCGGCTGAAGTTAGTACTCTTCGTTCTGTCGATCGTCTTTGGTCTGGCTGCGATGGTAGCGATTCGCGGATTCCGCACGAATGTTGAAGATGCGATTCAGGCACAATCCAAGGAGTTGCTGGGTGCGGATGTCGAGTTTCATTCCAATGCGCCTTATTCCGATGAAATGGAAAGCTTTATTAGTGATCTTGGAGGAAAGCGGGTGGACGAAGTTCGTATGTCAACGATGGCGCTCTTTGAATCCAACGGAGGTAGTCGGTTGGTTCAAGTTCGTGCCTTTGAGCGGGCGTTTCCGTTTTATGGCGTTCCTGAAACACGTCCCGAAGGTATCATCGAGCGTTTTCACGATGGCCGCTATGTGATGATGGAAGAAAGCCTGATGTTCCAATTCTCCGTTGCAGAGGGCGATCGGGTAAAAATAGGGGAGATTTATTTTGAAGTGCTAGGGATAGTAGATCGCATTCCAGGTGAGTCCAATCTTACCGGTTGGGTGGCGCCTCGGGTTTATATTTCAAAAAATAATCTCGAAGCAACCGGGCTCCTTCAATTTGGCAGCCGGGTTTCTTACCGCGCGTATGTTCAACTTGAAAATGCAGTTACCATTGATGCCGATCTTGGTAGAGAGCGTGGGTTTTTTCGCGAGAACCGCGTTTCGTATGACACGGTAAAAGAAGAACAAGATCAATTAGGCCGATCTTTTCAAGGCGTTGCCGATCTTCTGAATCTGATTGGCTTTATGGCTCTGATTTTGGGTGGGGTGGGTGTAACCAGTGCGGTGCATGTTTACCTCAGCGGGAAAATGGATACCATTGCCATACTGCGCTGCCTCGGAACGAAGTCATCCATCGGAGTATCCATTTTTCTTGTGCAGATTTCCGGGCTCGGATTGCTTGCGGCTTTGGTGGGTTCCCTAGCCGGCACGGCGATTCAATACTTCGTCCCTCTGGTTATTAAGGATTTCCTGCCCTTCGAATTGTTACCGCGTTTTGCCTGGGTGGATCTCTTTGTCGGTCTTCTCTTTGGTTGGCTCGTTTGCTTTTTGTTTACTCTGTTGCCGTTGTTGCCTTTGAGGAAAATATCCCCTCTTCGCGTGCTGCGAGCCGGTGTGGAGAAACCGGAAAACTTATTGAAAGATCCCTGGGTGTTAGCCGTGTTGGGCGCGTTGGGAATTACCATCTTTGGTTTTGGATTAGTTCAGACAGATAAGGAAAAAATGTACCTGGCGTTTTGCGGAGGCCTTGTGGCGGTGTTAGCAATATTGGCTCTGATTTCCTGGTTGTTTCTCAACGGGGTAAAGAAATTGGTGCCAAAACGCTTACCGTTTGCCTGGCGTTATGGCATCGCAAATTTGTATCGGCCCAATAATCGGACCTTGTTAATGATTACATCGCTCGGCCTCGGATTTATTATTGTGCTTACCCTTTTCCTCACCAAAGAGGCGATTCTGGACCAGTTGATCGTTGATCGTGGAGCTAATGCGTCGAACATGATCTTTTTCGACATACAGTCCGAGCAGCTCGAGGGAGTTACTCAGGTGATAAATGAAAACGAATTACCTATCATAGAAAAGGCACCGCTGGTGAATATGCGGATCACAGAGGTTAATGGAAAAACGGTACAGGAAATTTCTCGAGGTGATCGAGATCGAGATCGAGATAGAGATAGAGGCAAGGACCAAGCGAGAAACGAAGAGTCAAGCCGTCCGGAATCGTGGACCTTGCGCCGAGAATACCGGTCAACCTACAGAGACCATCTCACCGATTCCGAAACCTTGATCGAAGGTGTGTTTACCGGGGCATCTTCCATGGATGTCGACTACGTGCCGGTTTCGATTTCCAAGGGATTGTCCGAAGACATGAAGCTCGGTATAGGTGACAAGCTTGTATTCGATATCCAGGGACTGCCGTTGGATGTAGAGATAACCAGCATTCGCGAAGTGGACTGGAATCAAGTCAGGGCTAATTTCTTTTTCGTATTCCCAACGGGTGTTCTCGAGGAAGCGCCTTCTATGTTTATTCTGGCGACCCGTACACCTGATCCTCAGGTGACCGCGAAGGTTCAGGCGGAATTGATCACCCGTTTTCCCAATGTTTCCGTAATTGATCTACGCCTCATCCTGGCAACCGTAGATTCTATTCTAACCAAGATTGCTTGGGTCGTTCAGTTTATGGCGCTCTTTACGATATGCGCGGGGTTATTAGTCATGGCTGGAACCATCATTACCAGTCGGTATCAACGCATTCGAGAGAGTGTGTTACTGCGAACCCTTGGTGCAGACTCGAAAATAATCATTCGAATCCTGTTTATAGAATTCGCGGCAGTTGGTTTTTTGGCCGCCCTGGTTGGTGGCTTTGTTTCGGTGGGAGCCACTTGGGCCTTGATGACTTTTCTATTCAAACTACCATTGGTAATCGCCTGGGATATGGTCGTTTATGGCATGCTTTCGATGATGGTGCTTACAACGGGTACCGGACTATTAAATACCAGGGGGATAACCCATCAATCGCCCCTGGAAATCCTGCGACAAGAGTAAATTCAGGGTTCAGGGTTCAGGGGTTCCAATAACCTTCAACAAGGGGTAGGGCAATCGCGTCCTCGCGATGCCGTTTCCAGTTAGTCCAGTTACTACCTGACACCTGAACACTGACACCATAAAAATCCCCTCACTCCTCTAAAGTCACTCGGACCTTAAAACTATCCGTTTCGCCCGGTTCGACCCAATGAAGTCCCTTTTTATGTTCAGGACTGTTTGGAGGACCCATCCAGGGTTCTACGCAGTAAAACGGACTTTCGGGCGATTTTGTCCAGGTTACCACCGTCGCTCCGGGAAGGGGTCGAGCGGCGTCTGAAACCAGGATCGTCACGTCTTCCTCTCCGTTCTTAAGACCGAACTTAATGCGATTCTCTTTAAGGCGGAAATGGATTCGATCCACCAGGGCAGGATCGTCCATGGAAACTTCGCCTCCTTTGAATTCACCTGGGACCAGAGACCCGTCAGCGGCTTGGTAAACGGCTTTGGTTCCCGGCAAAACCATACGATAATGTTCGCGTTTGAAACCGGCATGCCAGGGTAGGGTAAAGTAAAAATGATGTCCGGCGCTCCATGGCATTTTTTCGTTCCCAAGATTTGAAAGGACGAACTCAACTTCGATGGCCAACATCTCGAATCGATAGAGTACCAGAAACTCATAGTCGAAGGGATACGCCTGTGCGTTTTCCCCGGTAGGAATTAGCTTCATAGCAATCGAGTTGTCATCCTGAGCGACCACCTCGAATCGACTGTCACGCGCAAAACCATGCATCGGCATCGGCAACACGTCTCCTTGTGGGGCTTTCCAGGTATGGATTTTACCCTTGTTGAAGGTGCGGGCTGAAAAA carries:
- a CDS encoding ABC transporter ATP-binding protein yields the protein MDILQVTNVFKTFKTESHEVPVLRDVTFSIEKGSRCSILGPSGSGKTTLLGLCAGLDRPSRGSILLNGHALHESSEDELAEIRNQEVGFVFQNFQLIPSLSALENVLVPLELRGRSTPQKLAEDLLGRVGLGDRLDHFPVQLSGGEQQRVALARAFINKPSILFADEPTGNLDGETGALVEELLFDLNRESGTTLVLVTHNLDLARKTERIYKIHQGAVEGSDSL
- a CDS encoding ABC transporter permease — its product is MKQTSQGPSWKWVLLMSWRDSRRNRLKLVLFVLSIVFGLAAMVAIRGFRTNVEDAIQAQSKELLGADVEFHSNAPYSDEMESFISDLGGKRVDEVRMSTMALFESNGGSRLVQVRAFERAFPFYGVPETRPEGIIERFHDGRYVMMEESLMFQFSVAEGDRVKIGEIYFEVLGIVDRIPGESNLTGWVAPRVYISKNNLEATGLLQFGSRVSYRAYVQLENAVTIDADLGRERGFFRENRVSYDTVKEEQDQLGRSFQGVADLLNLIGFMALILGGVGVTSAVHVYLSGKMDTIAILRCLGTKSSIGVSIFLVQISGLGLLAALVGSLAGTAIQYFVPLVIKDFLPFELLPRFAWVDLFVGLLFGWLVCFLFTLLPLLPLRKISPLRVLRAGVEKPENLLKDPWVLAVLGALGITIFGFGLVQTDKEKMYLAFCGGLVAVLAILALISWLFLNGVKKLVPKRLPFAWRYGIANLYRPNNRTLLMITSLGLGFIIVLTLFLTKEAILDQLIVDRGANASNMIFFDIQSEQLEGVTQVINENELPIIEKAPLVNMRITEVNGKTVQEISRGDRDRDRDRDRGKDQARNEESSRPESWTLRREYRSTYRDHLTDSETLIEGVFTGASSMDVDYVPVSISKGLSEDMKLGIGDKLVFDIQGLPLDVEITSIREVDWNQVRANFFFVFPTGVLEEAPSMFILATRTPDPQVTAKVQAELITRFPNVSVIDLRLILATVDSILTKIAWVVQFMALFTICAGLLVMAGTIITSRYQRIRESVLLRTLGADSKIIIRILFIEFAAVGFLAALVGGFVSVGATWALMTFLFKLPLVIAWDMVVYGMLSMMVLTTGTGLLNTRGITHQSPLEILRQE
- a CDS encoding aldose epimerase, coding for MLSKETIQGQKIFNWRLGPSRFSMLPTLGARLIKWDLSLSGNQTRSVIHWPDDADLANPASVRGGNPILFPFSARTFNKGKIHTWKAPQGDVLPMPMHGFARDSRFEVVAQDDNSIAMKLIPTGENAQAYPFDYEFLVLYRFEMLAIEVEFVLSNLGNEKMPWSAGHHFYFTLPWHAGFKREHYRMVLPGTKAVYQAADGSLVPGEFKGGEVSMDDPALVDRIHFRLKENRIKFGLKNGEEDVTILVSDAARPLPGATVVTWTKSPESPFYCVEPWMGPPNSPEHKKGLHWVEPGETDSFKVRVTLEE